The Brachyspira hyodysenteriae ATCC 27164 genome includes a window with the following:
- a CDS encoding streptolysin associated protein SagC produces the protein MDNKNIKLYDNVSVFFNSNDEIRFRKGIWNFEEATLGLNDLSDNIKEALIFFAKELFDDKLICFDDIVKKFSLNEKDSNFLDEIISSLIGNRFLEYDDKKNNMLNTVYEFIGEYFYDIPDESKVQKNKIMFITDNDRLKEYAKLTSEDLYMNVAMMDSDNIKDLEKANLTDTSDAIENIENYKELSKLFDGIACVVVSVEKPRLNLLRNINRLLLDKSIPIVISILDGPFLNITTIKGKETGCYECFENRVVARNESLSVYNKFVKQTMDFKLNSKKTYITPILQTFTSLALYEAFLFATIGRCKLAGRVINVYMPLIEIQIQDLLRVPFCPACGHISKAKYDEMYTSSRKIIENLSSKVIING, from the coding sequence ATGGATAATAAAAATATTAAACTTTATGATAATGTAAGTGTTTTTTTTAATTCTAATGATGAGATTAGATTTAGAAAGGGGATATGGAATTTTGAAGAAGCTACTTTAGGGCTAAATGATTTAAGTGATAATATAAAAGAAGCTTTAATCTTCTTTGCTAAAGAACTTTTTGATGATAAATTAATTTGTTTTGATGATATAGTAAAGAAATTTTCTCTTAATGAGAAAGACAGTAATTTTTTGGATGAAATTATATCTTCTCTTATAGGTAATAGATTTTTAGAGTATGATGATAAAAAAAATAACATGCTTAATACAGTTTATGAGTTTATAGGTGAATACTTTTATGATATACCAGATGAAAGTAAAGTACAGAAAAATAAAATAATGTTTATCACTGATAATGACAGATTAAAAGAGTATGCCAAATTAACTTCAGAAGATTTGTATATGAATGTTGCTATGATGGATTCTGATAATATAAAAGATCTTGAAAAAGCAAATCTTACAGATACAAGTGATGCTATTGAAAATATTGAAAATTATAAAGAACTAAGCAAATTATTTGATGGTATAGCATGTGTTGTTGTAAGTGTAGAGAAACCTAGATTAAATTTGCTTAGAAATATAAATAGACTTCTTCTTGATAAATCAATACCAATAGTTATATCGATATTAGATGGACCGTTTTTAAATATTACTACTATAAAAGGTAAAGAGACTGGTTGTTATGAATGCTTTGAAAATAGGGTGGTAGCTAGAAATGAAAGTTTGTCGGTTTATAATAAATTTGTAAAACAAACTATGGATTTTAAATTAAACAGTAAAAAAACTTATATAACACCTATTTTGCAGACATTTACTTCTCTTGCGTTATACGAGGCATTTTTATTTGCAACTATAGGTAGATGCAAACTTGCAGGACGAGTTATAAATGTTTATATGCCTCTAATAGAAATTCAGATTCAGGATTTACTTAGAGTACCTTTTTGTCCAGCATGCGGTCATATAAGTAAAGCTAAATATGATGAGATGTATACTTCGTCAAGAAAAATAATAGAAAATCTTTCTAGTAAAGTTATAATAAATGGATGA
- a CDS encoding YcaO-like family protein: MINYYPNHKNILNKFNSICGHQTGIMNSLIIMQSNSIISENMNTCTAMLPDYHKILLGDNVEVNYHLSGYGIYRDEAIIRLLGEGVERYALFTSNLYFEEKLKYASYNQLKKEYPNNVIPFEYIKIYSDDECQKLNSIGILENITEDDILSWILLPSLFDKEKEYYMPAQNFFLSHPIRRDKGEKVFISGFSKGSASHKNIPLALKSAITEIIECDACMIKWYTESNVKEVIIDDDILNDAINSILKDIDYNVRVFDYTVDEKLGYVFTVMLVNKSEESPYIVVGASSGLNPRKVIYRAFMEALAILILNINGPLSMPLDYLETVSQKSYINLDSNVNYWGDLIDKEKKLKFIDSKIKDKIELSKYKNLEVDTNSDLEYLIKGLHSISKYAVYLDITPVEIYDKGLHVIRVYVPELIQMSMPAFPYNKHPRIIANGGVSNNEFPHPLP, from the coding sequence ATGATTAATTACTATCCAAATCATAAAAATATATTAAACAAATTTAATTCTATTTGTGGACACCAAACAGGAATTATGAATTCTCTTATTATAATGCAATCTAATTCTATTATATCTGAGAATATGAATACATGTACTGCAATGCTTCCTGATTATCATAAAATATTATTAGGAGATAATGTTGAGGTTAATTATCACCTTTCAGGTTATGGTATTTATAGAGATGAGGCTATTATAAGGTTATTAGGTGAAGGTGTAGAGAGATATGCATTATTTACTTCAAATTTGTATTTTGAAGAAAAACTAAAATACGCTTCTTATAATCAGTTAAAAAAAGAATACCCTAATAATGTAATACCATTTGAATACATTAAAATATATAGTGATGATGAATGTCAAAAATTAAATAGTATTGGTATTTTAGAAAATATAACAGAGGATGATATATTATCTTGGATACTTCTTCCTTCTTTATTTGACAAAGAGAAAGAATATTATATGCCAGCACAGAATTTCTTTTTATCTCATCCTATTAGAAGAGATAAGGGGGAAAAGGTATTTATAAGCGGATTTTCAAAAGGAAGTGCAAGTCATAAGAATATACCTCTTGCTTTAAAATCAGCTATAACTGAAATAATAGAATGCGATGCATGTATGATAAAATGGTATACAGAAAGTAATGTTAAAGAAGTTATAATTGATGATGATATTCTTAATGACGCTATAAATAGTATTTTGAAAGATATTGATTATAATGTTAGAGTTTTTGATTATACAGTTGATGAAAAGTTAGGATATGTTTTTACCGTTATGCTTGTTAATAAAAGTGAAGAATCTCCTTACATTGTAGTTGGAGCTTCTTCAGGGCTTAATCCTAGAAAAGTAATATATAGAGCTTTTATGGAGGCTTTAGCTATACTTATCTTAAATATTAATGGTCCTTTATCAATGCCATTAGATTATTTGGAGACTGTGTCTCAAAAAAGCTATATTAACCTTGATAGTAATGTTAATTATTGGGGTGATCTTATAGATAAAGAAAAAAAATTGAAATTTATTGATAGTAAAATTAAAGATAAAATTGAATTAAGTAAATATAAAAACCTAGAAGTAGATACCAACTCCGATTTGGAATATTTAATAAAAGGACTTCATAGTATATCAAAGTATGCTGTTTATTTAGATATTACCCCTGTTGAAATATATGATAAGGGTTTACATGTTATTAGGGTGTATGTTCCTGAGCTTATTCAGATGTCTATGCCGGCTTTTCCTTATAATAAGCATCCTAGAATTATTGCAAATGGAGGCGTTTCAAACAATGAATTTCCACACCCTCTACCTTGA
- a CDS encoding CPBP family intramembrane glutamic endopeptidase, whose product MNFHTLYLDKILVLLSVSFPTSLTGIFIKLHFDRINRIFPNTLSHLIFVLIVFFTGYVGYINYNVNVYFIILAFIMSFVCIGIEIFEAMLVHFFKYKFWIKNIEIHEVIEKNNILSDTIIIFLGVLCEEIIFRQVFFNITYNLLGINIYVVVMLSAFIYSINHIYFGTNVVLQKFIIGIIYSLLYVYSSFCIVIPTITHFAQNFILYILSFKRNKREALN is encoded by the coding sequence ATGAATTTCCACACCCTCTACCTTGATAAAATTCTTGTGTTACTTTCTGTTTCTTTTCCAACTTCTTTAACAGGAATATTTATTAAATTACATTTTGATAGAATAAATAGAATTTTTCCAAATACTTTAAGTCATCTAATATTTGTTTTAATAGTATTTTTTACAGGATATGTGGGTTATATAAATTATAATGTTAATGTTTATTTTATTATTTTAGCTTTTATTATGTCTTTTGTATGTATAGGTATAGAAATTTTTGAGGCAATGCTCGTTCATTTTTTTAAATATAAATTTTGGATAAAAAATATAGAAATTCATGAAGTAATTGAAAAAAATAACATACTGTCTGATACGATAATTATATTTCTTGGAGTTTTGTGTGAGGAGATAATTTTTAGGCAGGTATTTTTTAATATTACATATAATTTACTAGGTATTAATATCTATGTTGTGGTTATGCTTTCAGCATTTATATATTCTATTAATCATATATATTTTGGAACTAATGTTGTATTACAAAAATTTATTATAGGAATTATATATTCTTTATTATATGTATATTCATCTTTTTGTATAGTGATACCCACAATTACTCATTTTGCACAGAATTTTATTTTATATATATTGTCATTCAAAAGAAATAAAAGAGAGGCATTAAATTGA
- a CDS encoding streptolysin S family TOMM toxin, giving the protein MKYSSKLSTTCSLKSQSVVLAPGGCCCSCCCSCCISVTVSK; this is encoded by the coding sequence ATGAAATATTCTTCTAAATTAAGTACAACTTGTTCTTTAAAAAGTCAATCTGTTGTATTGGCTCCAGGCGGTTGCTGCTGTTCTTGTTGTTGTTCTTGCTGTATAAGTGTAACAGTATCTAAATAA
- a CDS encoding ABC transporter ATP-binding protein codes for MEILISANNIKKSFNKRLILKNVDFNINKGEVVAIVGPNGSGKTTLINILLGILKPDCGETKINIDNYKKHIGIQLQSTPFFEGYSVRDNILMFSALYDMKISDEEIENITKKYGLDQKTLAIKLSGGEQKKLAIMIATMQNPSLLIFDEPTASLDPRERYNVKNMILELVKEDKTILFTSHDLEEVEDIASRIVFLYKGEILESGTKDELLKKYNFDSLEKVYLHITNS; via the coding sequence ATGGAAATTTTAATTAGTGCTAATAACATAAAAAAAAGTTTTAATAAAAGATTAATATTAAAAAATGTTGATTTTAATATTAATAAGGGTGAAGTTGTAGCAATTGTTGGCCCTAATGGATCTGGTAAAACTACTCTTATAAATATACTACTAGGTATATTAAAACCTGATTGCGGAGAAACAAAAATAAATATAGATAATTATAAAAAACATATAGGTATTCAGCTTCAATCTACTCCATTTTTTGAAGGTTATAGTGTAAGAGATAATATATTAATGTTTTCAGCTCTATATGATATGAAAATTAGTGATGAAGAAATAGAAAACATTACAAAAAAATATGGATTAGATCAAAAAACTCTTGCTATAAAACTTTCAGGTGGAGAGCAGAAGAAACTTGCTATAATGATAGCTACTATGCAAAATCCAAGTTTGCTTATATTTGATGAACCTACAGCAAGTTTAGATCCAAGAGAAAGATATAATGTAAAAAATATGATATTGGAACTTGTGAAAGAGGATAAAACTATACTTTTTACTTCTCATGATTTAGAAGAGGTTGAGGATATAGCCAGTAGAATAGTATTTTTATATAAAGGAGAAATATTAGAAAGCGGAACTAAAGATGAACTTTTAAAGAAATATAATTTTGATAGTTTAGAGAAGGTCTATTTACATATTACTAATTCTTAA
- a CDS encoding ABC transporter permease, whose amino-acid sequence MKTIFKLTMKKAIRDPFLIFWSIFFPLVIVISMGIFFKMESYTIHILTAMSCVSVLAYSFMTTSFNVLSQRRRGVYNLLKVTPLPLYKYIISLSCAWVIISIISCLFVFCVCALFFKLEFSFVSILLFLPVIIFASLLYIFISFFVSSLVKTNEVASILYNIILMGSMFLSDGYYSLYNAPNIIKFLSKLNIFQHFLNAFRGAFYFDFYAYFTGIAVILVCLVVALILAVNTFRYADK is encoded by the coding sequence ATGAAAACTATATTTAAACTTACAATGAAAAAAGCTATAAGAGACCCTTTCCTTATATTTTGGTCTATATTCTTTCCTTTAGTTATAGTTATATCAATGGGAATCTTTTTCAAAATGGAAAGTTATACTATTCATATACTTACTGCTATGAGTTGTGTTAGTGTACTTGCTTATTCATTTATGACTACAAGTTTTAATGTTCTTAGTCAGAGAAGAAGAGGGGTTTATAATCTACTTAAAGTAACACCTCTTCCTTTATATAAATATATAATAAGTTTGTCATGTGCTTGGGTGATAATATCTATTATAAGTTGTTTATTTGTATTTTGTGTATGTGCTTTATTTTTTAAATTAGAGTTTTCTTTTGTTTCTATACTTTTATTTTTGCCTGTAATTATATTTGCATCTTTGCTTTATATATTTATAAGTTTCTTTGTTTCTAGTTTGGTAAAAACTAATGAAGTAGCAAGCATATTGTATAATATTATATTAATGGGATCTATGTTTTTGAGTGATGGATATTATTCTTTATACAATGCTCCAAATATAATAAAATTTTTAAGTAAATTAAATATTTTTCAGCATTTTTTGAATGCTTTTAGAGGTGCTTTTTATTTTGATTTTTATGCATATTTTACAGGAATAGCTGTAATTTTAGTATGCTTAGTAGTTGCTTTGATACTTGCTGTTAATACTTTCAGATATGCTGATAAATAA
- a CDS encoding ABC transporter ATP-binding protein, protein MIKCKNISKIYKTKDYNITANKNISLEIKDGEIVWVAGVSGAGKSTLLHILSSIDIPTEGSVYWNDNEVSKLSDRERSNFRLSNIGLILQSLELLKTQSVFDNVALPLKFLNESYSNINKKVNEILENLKIDNLKNKKPEQLSGGQKQRVAIARALVSEAPYIFGDEISANLDTETSKFIYEYIRNTIKKRNGIGFFISHDELIEDYADKKYIMRDGGVT, encoded by the coding sequence ATGATAAAATGCAAAAATATTTCAAAAATATATAAAACTAAAGATTATAATATAACAGCAAATAAAAATATAAGTTTGGAAATAAAAGACGGCGAAATTGTATGGGTAGCTGGAGTTTCAGGAGCTGGTAAAAGTACGCTTCTTCATATATTATCAAGTATAGATATTCCTACAGAAGGTTCTGTTTATTGGAATGATAATGAGGTTTCAAAACTAAGTGATAGAGAAAGAAGCAATTTTAGGCTTTCAAATATAGGTCTCATTTTGCAGTCGCTTGAGCTTTTAAAAACTCAGAGTGTATTTGATAATGTTGCATTGCCTCTTAAGTTTTTAAATGAAAGTTATTCTAATATAAATAAAAAAGTTAATGAAATATTAGAAAACTTAAAAATAGATAATTTAAAAAATAAAAAGCCGGAACAGCTTTCAGGAGGACAGAAACAGAGAGTTGCAATTGCAAGAGCATTGGTAAGCGAAGCCCCTTATATATTCGGTGATGAGATTAGTGCTAATTTGGATACTGAAACAAGTAAATTTATTTATGAATATATAAGAAACACTATAAAGAAAAGAAACGGTATAGGATTTTTTATTTCGCATGATGAATTGATAGAAGATTATGCGGACAAAAAATATA